One Phaseolus vulgaris cultivar G19833 chromosome 11, P. vulgaris v2.0, whole genome shotgun sequence genomic window carries:
- the LOC137829550 gene encoding putative disease resistance RPP13-like protein 1: MPVIETLGGALFGAVLQVLFDRLDSRQVVDYFLGRKLDVKLLKKLKRKLVSVYAVVDDAEQKQFRDTYVKAWLDEVRDVLLDTEDLMDEIEYEFSRSELEVQSQSSSSKVCSFESKIVEVLDDLESLLSQKDDLGLKNASGAGVGLGLSSNVSQKLPSTSLVVENVIYGRDDEKEMILKWMTSDTEEHSQLSILSVVGMGGMGKTTLAQHVYNDPMIEGKFAIKGWVCVSDEFDVFMVTKAIVGAITKSKDDSVDLEMVQGRLKEKLTGRKFLLVLDDVWNEHQDQWKSLQTPFKYGAKGSKIIITTRSNKVASIMESNKIRQLKQLQEDHSWQVFAKHAFQNDNSKPNSELKEIGTKIVEKCQGLPLALETVGSLLRSKSSVSEWESVLRSNIWNLRIEDSKILPALLLSYYHLPSHLKTCFAYCALFPKDHKFEKESLILSWMVQNFLQCSQQSDSLEEIGEQYFNDLLSRSFFQQSNWFGKTRFLMHDLLNDLAKYVSGDIYYRLGVDRPGSVPKTTRHFSTKEKDPVECDEYRSLCDAKRLRTFLSISTNCGMSIKELISNFKFLRHLSLSCCRNIKEMPDTITDLIHLRSLDLSGTSIERLPDSMCSLCNLQVLKLNYCRLLKELPSTLHELSKLRLLELKGTTLRKAPVLLGKLKNLQVWMGGFEVGKSSSEFSIQELGQLDLHGKLSIENLENIVNPCDALAADLKNKTHLVMLVLKWNLKRNNEDSIKQREVLENLEPSRHLEFLSINGYCGTQFPRWLSDTFVLNVVSLSLYKCKYCQWLPSLGLLTSLKGLVIRRLDEIVRIDADFYGNTSSAFASLERLTFIDMKEWEEWQCMTGAFPSLQFLSLQNCPKLKGHLPDLPHLKDLFITRCRQLVASTPSGLEIEGVEMETSSFDMIGHHLKSLRISICPGMNIPINHCYHFLVNLEIFECCDSLTKFPLDLFPKLHKLNLSNCRNLQIMSQEHPHHHLKSLSIYHCSEFESFPNEGLLAPQIQRIFITKTEKLKSMPKRMSDLLPSLAYLFIRDCPGVELSEGCLPSNIKEMRLLNCSKLVASLKKGGWGTNPSIQLLSINEVDGECFPDEGFLPLSITQLDVKDCPKLKKLDYRGLCHLSSLQILFIENCPILQCLPEEGLPESISELRIESCPLLKQQCKKEEGEDWIKIAHIKAIWVDWKPVNI, translated from the coding sequence ATGCCAGTGATAGAAACACTTGGTGGTGCTCTTTTCGGTGCTGTTCTTCAGGTGCTATTTGACAGGCTTGATTCTCGTCAAGTTGTTGACTACTTTCTTGGAAGAAAGCTCGATGTGAAGCTGCTGAAGAAGTTGAAGAGGAAGCTGGTTTCCGTTTATGCTGTGGTTGATGATGCAGAACAGAAGCAGTTCAGAGATACGTATGTGAAGGCATGGCTTGATGAGGTCAGAGACGTGTTGCTTGATACAGAGGATCTGATGGATGAAATAGAGTATGAATTCTCCAGATCTGAGTTGGAAGTTCAATCCCAGAGCAGTTCTAGCAAGGTATGCAGTTTTGAATCCAAGATTGTAGAAGTCCTTGATGACCTTGAATCTCTTCTAAGCCAAAAAGATGATCTAGGTTTGAAAAATGCTAGCGGGGCAGGGGTTGGGTTAGGGTTGAGTAGTAATGTGTCGCAGAAATTGCCATCAACATCTTTGGTGGTTGAAAATGTTATTTATGGAAGAGATGATGAAAAAGAAATGATCCTCAAATGGATGACTTCTGACACTGAAGAGCATAGCCAACTATCAATACTTTCTGTTGTGGGTATGGGTGGGATGGGTAAGACCACACTTGCTCAACATGTGTACAATGACCCAATGATAGAGGGTAAATTTGCTATCAAAGGTTGGGTTTGTGTTTCGGATGAATTTGATGTTTTTATGGTAACAAAAGCAATTGTTGGGGCAATCACTAAATCAAAAGATGATAGTGTAGACCTAGAAATGGTTCAGGGACGATTGAAAGAAAAGTTAACGGGAAGGAAGTTTCTCCTCGTTCTTGATGATGTCTGGAACGAGCACCAAGACCAGTGGAAATCATTGCAAACTCCTTTTAAATATGGGGCTAAGGGAAGTAAAATTATTATCACAACACGTAGTAACAAAGTTGCTTCTATCATGGAGTCAAACAAGATTCGCCAACTAAAGCAATTACAAGAAGATCACAGCTGGCAAGTTTTTGCTAAACATGCATTCCAAAATGATAACTCTAAGCCTAATTCCGAGTTGAAGGAGATTGGCACGAAGATAGTTGAAAAGTGCCAAGGACTGCCTCTGGCCCTTGAAACGGTAGGATCTCTTTTACGGTCAAAGTCATCTGTTTCAGAGTGGGAAAGTGTTCTGAGAAGTAACATATGGAACTTACGAATTGAAGATAGTAAAATTCTCCCTGCTTTGTTGTTGAGCTATTACCATCTTCCTTCTCATCTCAAGACATGTTTCGCTTATTGTGCGTTATTCCCCAAAGACCATAAGTTTGAGAAGGAGAGCTTAATTCTCTCATGGATGGTTCAAAATTTCTTACAATGTTCTCAGCAGAGTGATTCTCTAGAAGAAATAGGTGAACAGTACTTCAATGATCTATTATCAAGGTCATTCTTTCAGCAGTCAAATTGGTTCGGCAAAACACGTTTTCTGATGCACGACCTTCTGAATGATTTAGCAAAATATGTTTCTGGTGATATCTACTACAGGTTGGGTGTTGATAGACCAGGAAGCGTACCAAAGACAACCCGTCACTTTTCAACTAAAGAGAAGGATCCTGTTGAATGTGATGAGTATAGGAGTTTATGTGATGCTAAAAGGCTACGAACATTTTTGTCCATATCTACGAATTGTGGGATGTCAATAAAAGAGTTGATATCCAACTTTAAGTTTTTACGACACTTATCTTTGTCTTGCTGTCGTAACATAAAAGAGATGCCTGACACTATAACTGATCTCATACATCTCCGTTCATTAGACCTTTCTGGTACCTCTATAGAGAGACTTCCCGACTCAATGTGTTCACTTTGTAACTTGCAAGTGTTGAAGCTGAACTACTGTAGGTTATTGAAGGAGTTGCCCTCGACTTTGCATGAGCTCTCTAAGTTGCGCCTCCTTGAACTTAAGGGAACTACTTTAAGAAAGGCTCCAGTGCTTTTAGGAAAGTTGAAGAATCTTCAAGTATGGATGGGTGGGTTTGAGGTTGGAAAAAGTAGTAGTGAGTTCAGTATTCAAGAACTAGGACAACTTGATCTTCACGGAAAACTGTCaattgaaaatcttgaaaatatcGTGAATCCCTGTGATGCATTGGCAGCTGATTTGAAGAATAAAACACATCTTGTGATGTTAGTTTTAAAATGGAATTTGAAGCGGAACAATGAGGATTCAATAAAACAAAGAGAAGTACTAGAGAATCTGGAACCTTCCAGACATTTGGAGTTCTTGTCAATCAACGGCTATTGTGGCACACAATTTCCACGTTGGTTATCTGATACATTTGTGTTGAATGTGGTGTCCCTAAGTTTGTATAAATGTAAATATTGCCAATGGTTGCCTTCACTTGGACTTTTGACATCTCTCAAGGGCTTGGTAATTCGTCGCCTTGATGAGATAGTGAGGATAGATGCTGATTTTTACGGGAATACCTCTTCTGCTTTTGCATCCTTGGAAAGGTTGACCTTTATTGATATGAAGGAATGGGAAGAATGGCAATGCATGACGGGTGCTTTTCCAAGTCTTCAATTTCTTTCTTTGCAGAATTGTCCCAAACTGAAAGGGCACTTGCCAGATCTTCCTCATTTAAAGGATCTATTTATCACGCGTTGCAGACAACTTGTAGCTTCGACTCCCAGCGGGCTAGAAATTGAAGGTGTGGAGATGGAGACATCTTCATTTGATATGATAGGGCACCATCTAAAATCCTTGAGAATATCTATTTGTCCGGGCATGAATATTCCCATAAACCACTGCTACCATTTCCTTGTCAATTTGGAAATTTTTGAATGTTGTGACTCTCTCACGAAATTCCCTCTAGACCTATTCCCAAAACTCCACAAGCTTAATTTAAGTAACTGTCGTAACCTACAGATAATGTCACAGGAGCACCCTCATCATCATTTGAAGAGTCTGTCAATTTATCACTGCTCTGAATTTGAATCATTTCCAAATGAAGGATTACTTGCACCTCAAATACAAAgaatttttattacaaaaacGGAGAAATTGAAATCAATGCCTAAACGCATGTCTGACCTCCTTCCATCTCTTGCTTATCTGTTCATACGTGATTGTCCAGGAGTGGAGTTGTCTGAGGGATGTTTGCCatcaaatataaaagaaatgcGTCTCTTGAATTGCTCCAAACTTGTTGCCTCTCTAAAGAAGGGTGGTTGGGGAACCAACCCTTCCATACAACTTTTGTCTATTAATGAAGTGGATGGGGAGTGTTTTCCAGATGAAGGTTTTCTCCCACTCTCTATTACTCAGCTAGACGTAAAGGATTGTCCAAAACTTAAGAAACTGGACTACAGGGGTCTCTGTCACCTCTCCTCTCTTCAGATATTGTTTATTGAAAATTGTCCAATACTCCAATGTTTGCCAGAGGAGGGTTTACCCGAATCCATTTCAGAACTCAGAATTGAAAGTTGCCCGTTGCTCAAACAGCAGTGCAAGAAAGAAGAAGGCGAAGACTGGATAAAGATTGCTCACATTAAAGCTATATGGGTTGATTGGAAACCAGTAAACATATAA